A region from the Pseudomonas sp. Teo4 genome encodes:
- a CDS encoding Nif3-like dinuclear metal center hexameric protein, with the protein MAVALNTLVEEAERYLGSAKIQDYCPNGLQVEGRPQVSRIVSGVTASQALLDAAVEADADLILVHHGYFWKGENPCITGIKQRRLKTLLKHDISLLAFHLPLDVHPEVGNNVQLARQLDITVEGPLDPENPKVVGLVGSLAEPMTARDFARRVQEVMGREPLLVEGDAMIRRVGWCTGGGQGYIDTAIAAGVDLFISGEASEQTFHSARENGVSFIAAGHHATERYGVQALGDYLARRFAVEHLFIDCPNPI; encoded by the coding sequence ATGGCCGTCGCCCTGAACACCCTGGTCGAGGAAGCCGAACGCTACCTGGGCAGCGCGAAGATCCAGGATTACTGCCCCAATGGCCTGCAGGTCGAAGGGCGACCGCAGGTCAGTCGCATCGTCAGTGGCGTGACCGCCAGCCAGGCGTTGCTCGATGCGGCGGTGGAGGCCGATGCCGACCTGATACTGGTTCACCACGGCTATTTCTGGAAGGGCGAGAACCCCTGCATCACCGGTATCAAGCAGCGCCGTCTGAAAACCTTGCTCAAGCACGACATCAGCCTGCTGGCCTTCCACTTGCCTCTGGACGTGCACCCCGAGGTGGGTAACAACGTGCAACTGGCGCGCCAGCTGGACATTACCGTCGAGGGGCCGCTGGACCCAGAGAACCCCAAAGTGGTCGGGCTGGTCGGGTCGCTGGCTGAGCCAATGACGGCACGGGATTTCGCCCGGCGGGTGCAGGAGGTGATGGGGCGTGAGCCGTTGCTGGTCGAAGGCGACGCGATGATTCGCCGGGTCGGCTGGTGCACCGGAGGCGGGCAGGGCTACATCGATACCGCGATTGCCGCGGGGGTTGACCTGTTCATCAGTGGCGAGGCGTCCGAGCAGACCTTCCACAGCGCACGGGAGAATGGCGTGAGCTTTATCGCCGCTGGGCACCATGCCACTGAGCGGTACGGCGTGCAGGCGCTGGGGGATTACCTGGCGCGGCGGTTTGCCGTGGAGCACCTGTTCATCGATTGTCCGAATCCAATCTGA
- the cysD gene encoding sulfate adenylyltransferase subunit CysD — protein MVDKLTHLKQLEAESIHIIREVAAEFDNPVMLYSIGKDSAVMLHLARKAFFPGKLPFPVMHVDTQWKFQEMYSFRDKMVEEMGLELITHVNPEGVAQGINPFTHGSSKHTDIMKTQGLKQALDKHGFDAAFGGARRDEEKSRAKERVYSFRDSKHRWDPKNQRPELWNVYNGKVNKGESIRVFPLSNWTELDIWQYIYLEGIPIVPLYFAAEREVIEKNGTLIMIDDERILEHLTDEEKARIVKKKVRFRTLGCYPLTGAVESEAETLTDIIQEMLLTRTSERQGRVIDHDGAGSMEDKKRQGYF, from the coding sequence ATGGTCGACAAACTGACGCACTTGAAACAGCTGGAGGCGGAGAGCATCCACATCATCCGCGAGGTGGCCGCCGAGTTCGATAACCCGGTGATGCTGTACTCGATCGGCAAGGACTCCGCCGTGATGCTGCACCTGGCGCGCAAAGCCTTCTTCCCGGGCAAGCTGCCGTTCCCGGTGATGCACGTCGACACCCAGTGGAAATTCCAGGAGATGTACAGCTTCCGCGACAAGATGGTCGAGGAAATGGGCCTGGAACTGATCACCCACGTCAACCCGGAAGGTGTGGCCCAGGGTATCAACCCGTTCACCCATGGCAGCTCCAAGCACACCGACATCATGAAGACCCAGGGCCTGAAGCAGGCATTGGACAAGCATGGTTTCGACGCTGCTTTCGGTGGTGCCCGCCGCGACGAAGAGAAGTCGCGCGCCAAGGAGCGCGTTTACTCGTTCCGTGACAGCAAGCACCGCTGGGACCCGAAAAACCAGCGCCCCGAGCTGTGGAACGTGTACAACGGCAAGGTCAACAAGGGCGAGTCGATCCGCGTGTTCCCGCTGTCCAACTGGACCGAGCTGGACATCTGGCAGTACATCTACCTCGAAGGCATCCCGATCGTGCCGCTGTACTTCGCCGCCGAGCGGGAAGTGATCGAGAAGAACGGCACCCTGATCATGATCGACGACGAGCGCATCCTCGAGCACCTCACCGACGAGGAAAAGGCTCGCATCGTCAAGAAGAAAGTGCGTTTCCGTACCCTTGGCTGCTACCCGTTGACGGGTGCCGTCGAGTCGGAGGCCGAGACCCTGACGGACATCATCCAGGAGATGCTCCTGACTCGTACGTCCGAACGCCAGGGCCGTGTCATCGACCACGATGGCGCAGGCTCGATGGAAGACAAAAAACGCCAAGGCTACTTCTAA
- the cysN gene encoding sulfate adenylyltransferase subunit CysN: MSHQSDLISEDILAYLAQHERKELLRFLTCGNVDDGKSTLIGRLLHDSKMIYEDHLEAITRDSKKVGTTGEEVDLALLVDGLQAEREQGITIDVAYRYFSTAKRKFIIADTPGHEQYTRNMATGASTCDLAIILVDARYGVQTQTRRHSYIASLLGIKHIVVAVNKMDLKGFDEGVFESIKADYLKFAEAINLKPSSLHFVPMSALKGDNVVNHSEQSPWYAGPTLMEILETVEVSADRNVTDLRFPVQYVNRPNLNFRGFAGTIASGVVHKGDEIVVLPSGKSSRVKSIVTYEGELENAGPGQAVTLTMEDEIDISRGDLLVHADNVPPVTDQFDAMLVWMAEEPMLPGKKYDIKRATSYVPGSIASITHKVDVNTLEQGAASALQLNEIGRVKVALDAAIALDGYDSNRTTGAFIVIDRLTNGTVGAGMIIAPPVLPHGTTGQHGKQAHVSTEERALRFGQQPATVLFSGLSGAGKSTLAYAVERKLFDMGRAVYVLDGQNLRHDLNKGLPQDRAGRTENWRRAAHVARQFNEAGMLTLAAFVAPDAEGREQAKALIGKERLVTVYVQASPIACRERDPQGLYAAGGDNIPGESFPYDVPLDADLVIDTQTTSVEEGVKQVLDVLRQRGAI, from the coding sequence ATGTCGCACCAATCCGATTTGATCAGCGAAGACATCCTCGCTTATCTGGCTCAGCACGAGCGTAAAGAACTGCTGCGTTTCCTCACCTGCGGTAACGTGGATGACGGCAAGAGCACCCTGATCGGGCGCCTGCTGCACGACTCGAAGATGATCTACGAGGACCACCTCGAGGCCATCACCCGCGATTCGAAGAAAGTCGGTACCACCGGCGAAGAAGTCGACCTGGCGCTGCTGGTCGACGGCCTGCAGGCCGAGCGCGAGCAGGGCATCACCATCGATGTCGCCTACCGCTACTTCTCTACCGCCAAGCGCAAGTTCATCATCGCCGACACCCCGGGCCACGAGCAGTACACCCGCAACATGGCCACCGGCGCCTCGACCTGCGACCTGGCGATCATCCTGGTCGATGCCCGTTACGGCGTGCAGACCCAGACCCGCCGCCACAGCTACATCGCTTCCCTGCTGGGCATCAAGCACATCGTGGTCGCGGTCAACAAGATGGACCTCAAAGGCTTCGATGAAGGCGTCTTCGAGTCGATCAAGGCCGACTACCTGAAGTTCGCCGAAGCCATCAACCTGAAGCCGTCGAGCCTGCACTTCGTGCCGATGTCGGCGCTCAAGGGCGACAACGTGGTCAATCACAGCGAGCAATCGCCGTGGTACGCCGGCCCGACGCTGATGGAAATCCTCGAAACCGTGGAAGTGTCGGCCGACCGCAATGTCACCGACCTGCGTTTCCCGGTGCAGTACGTCAACCGTCCGAACCTGAACTTCCGCGGCTTCGCCGGCACCATCGCCAGCGGCGTGGTGCACAAGGGTGACGAAATCGTCGTGCTGCCGTCAGGCAAGAGCAGCCGGGTCAAGTCCATCGTCACCTACGAAGGTGAACTGGAAAACGCCGGCCCAGGCCAGGCGGTGACCCTGACCATGGAAGACGAGATCGACATCTCCCGTGGCGACTTGCTGGTGCATGCCGACAACGTTCCGCCGGTGACCGACCAGTTCGACGCCATGCTGGTGTGGATGGCCGAAGAGCCGATGCTGCCGGGCAAGAAATACGACATCAAGCGCGCCACCAGCTACGTGCCGGGCTCGATTGCCAGCATCACCCACAAGGTCGATGTGAACACCCTGGAGCAGGGCGCTGCCAGTGCCTTGCAACTGAACGAGATCGGCCGCGTCAAGGTTGCCCTGGACGCTGCAATTGCCCTGGACGGTTACGACAGCAACCGCACTACCGGCGCGTTCATCGTCATCGACCGCCTGACCAACGGCACGGTCGGTGCCGGCATGATCATCGCCCCGCCAGTCCTGCCGCATGGCACCACTGGCCAGCATGGCAAGCAGGCTCACGTGTCCACCGAAGAGCGCGCCCTGCGCTTCGGTCAGCAGCCGGCCACCGTGCTGTTCAGCGGCCTGTCCGGCGCTGGCAAGAGCACCCTGGCCTATGCCGTTGAGCGCAAGCTGTTCGACATGGGCCGTGCTGTCTACGTGCTCGATGGCCAGAACCTGCGTCACGACCTGAACAAAGGCCTGCCACAGGATCGCGCTGGCCGCACCGAGAACTGGCGTCGTGCCGCCCATGTGGCGCGCCAGTTCAACGAAGCCGGCATGCTGACCCTGGCAGCGTTCGTTGCCCCGGATGCCGAAGGCCGTGAACAGGCCAAGGCGCTGATCGGCAAAGAGCGCCTGGTGACCGTTTACGTGCAGGCATCGCCGATTGCCTGCCGCGAGCGTGACCCGCAGGGCCTGTACGCCGCTGGCGGCGACAACATCCCGGGCGAAAGCTTCCCGTACGATGTGCCGCTGGACGCCGACCTGGTGATCGATACCCAAACCACCAGCGTGGAAGAGGGCGTGAAGCAGGTGTTGGACGTGCTGCGTCAGCGCGGTGCGATCTAA
- a CDS encoding RES family NAD+ phosphorylase: MSRTVKQYENELTAPIAEAISKYPDLIRQILEGTVLHRVQPSRYDANPVNYRADSDTRYADPDKLIGVYYLGFTQEVAVAESFQPGQGVDDQPVRFSRLEGTSLHQLKAARILNVIDVAALANRATHHKVRDIVQAKGQGREGYALTQKISQACIYRNDVDGLLYQSTVYSVTGSLKGCNLVLFAGRSTQIEAVDYQPVMEVVLSNGETAIEFLDSLGVALE, from the coding sequence GTGAGCCGCACGGTAAAGCAGTATGAAAACGAATTGACTGCACCAATAGCAGAAGCAATTAGCAAGTATCCAGACCTAATACGACAGATACTTGAAGGAACGGTTCTACACCGCGTTCAACCCTCTCGGTACGATGCCAACCCTGTTAACTATCGCGCCGACTCCGATACACGCTACGCCGACCCTGACAAATTGATTGGGGTCTATTACCTGGGTTTTACACAGGAAGTTGCCGTGGCCGAGAGTTTCCAGCCTGGCCAAGGTGTGGATGATCAACCCGTGCGCTTTTCTCGGCTTGAGGGGACTTCGCTGCACCAGCTAAAGGCCGCTCGCATCTTGAATGTGATTGATGTTGCCGCCCTGGCGAATCGGGCCACACATCACAAAGTACGGGATATCGTGCAGGCGAAGGGCCAAGGCAGAGAGGGCTACGCACTCACCCAGAAAATCAGCCAGGCATGCATATACCGAAATGACGTTGATGGGCTGCTTTATCAATCAACCGTCTATTCCGTCACCGGCTCCCTGAAGGGATGCAATCTCGTCTTATTCGCAGGCCGCTCAACCCAGATCGAAGCAGTGGACTACCAGCCTGTGATGGAGGTGGTGCTATCTAACGGTGAAACAGCAATCGAGTTTCTGGATAGCTTAGGTGTAGCGCTGGAGTAA
- a CDS encoding Lrp/AsnC family transcriptional regulator, translating to MPSTLDRTDRALLAALQDNARLTVSELADQVALTTSPCWRRVKLLEDNGYITGYQAILSPKALGFGVTAFVSIMMDSHTKDMALAFEKRLMEIPEIVACHNISGRYDFLLEILARDLESFGEFTREVLQRLPGVKEIYSSFSYKAVKEKRVIPVSESHI from the coding sequence ATGCCTTCAACCCTCGACCGCACCGACCGCGCCCTGCTCGCCGCCTTGCAGGACAACGCCCGCCTCACGGTTTCCGAACTTGCCGACCAGGTAGCACTGACCACTTCCCCCTGTTGGCGGCGGGTCAAGTTGCTGGAAGACAACGGCTACATCACCGGTTACCAGGCCATTCTTTCGCCCAAAGCGCTGGGGTTTGGCGTGACCGCGTTCGTCAGCATCATGATGGATTCGCACACCAAGGACATGGCGTTGGCCTTCGAGAAACGTCTGATGGAGATTCCCGAGATTGTTGCCTGTCACAATATTTCCGGGCGGTATGACTTCTTGCTGGAGATTCTGGCGCGGGATTTGGAATCGTTTGGGGAGTTTACCCGCGAGGTGTTGCAACGGTTGCCGGGGGTGAAGGAGATTTATTCGAGTTTTTCGTACAAGGCGGTTAAGGAAAAGCGCGTTATTCCGGTGTCGGAATCGCATATCTGA
- a CDS encoding methionine gamma-lyase encodes MRDSHNNSGFSTRAIHHGYDPLTHGGALVPPVYQTATYAFPTVEYGAACFAGEQAGHFYSRISNPTLALLEQRMASLEGGEAGLALASGMGAITSTLWTLLRPGDELVVGRTLYGCTFAYLHHGIGEFGVKIRHVDLNDIKALKAAITSKTRMIYFETPANPNMQLVDIAAVAEAARGHDLHIVVDNTYCTPYLQRPLELGADLVVHSATKYLSGHGDITAGLVVGRKALVDRIRLEGLKDMTGAVLSPHDASLLMRGIKTLALRLERHCASAQQVAEFLAGQPQVELIHYPGLPSFGQYALAQRQMRLPGGMIAFELKGGIEAGRRFMNALQLFARAVSLGDAESLAQHPASMTHSSYTTKERAHHGISEGLVRLSVGLEDVEDLLADIEQALKHCV; translated from the coding sequence ATGCGCGACTCCCATAACAACAGCGGTTTTTCCACGCGGGCCATCCATCACGGGTACGACCCGCTCACCCACGGTGGTGCATTGGTGCCGCCGGTTTACCAGACGGCGACCTACGCTTTTCCTACCGTCGAATACGGAGCAGCCTGCTTCGCAGGGGAACAAGCCGGGCACTTCTACAGCCGCATCTCCAACCCGACCCTGGCCCTGCTGGAGCAGCGCATGGCCTCGCTGGAGGGGGGCGAAGCGGGGTTGGCCCTGGCCTCGGGCATGGGGGCCATCACTTCGACGCTGTGGACGTTGCTGCGTCCTGGGGATGAACTGGTCGTCGGGCGCACGCTGTATGGCTGCACCTTTGCCTACCTGCACCATGGCATTGGCGAGTTTGGGGTGAAGATCCGCCACGTCGACCTCAACGACATCAAGGCGCTGAAGGCGGCGATTACCAGCAAGACTCGGATGATCTACTTCGAAACGCCGGCCAACCCAAACATGCAATTGGTCGATATCGCCGCCGTGGCCGAGGCAGCACGGGGGCATGACTTGCATATCGTGGTCGACAACACCTATTGCACGCCGTATCTGCAAAGGCCATTGGAGCTGGGCGCCGACCTGGTGGTGCATTCGGCCACCAAGTACCTCAGTGGCCATGGCGATATCACCGCCGGGCTGGTGGTCGGGCGCAAGGCGCTGGTCGACCGGATTCGTCTGGAAGGCCTCAAGGACATGACCGGTGCGGTGTTGTCGCCGCACGATGCCTCGCTACTGATGCGCGGTATCAAGACCCTGGCGCTGCGCTTGGAGCGCCATTGTGCCAGCGCCCAGCAAGTGGCCGAGTTCCTGGCAGGGCAGCCTCAGGTCGAGCTGATCCATTACCCGGGCCTGCCGTCATTCGGGCAGTACGCGCTGGCGCAGCGGCAAATGCGTTTGCCGGGCGGGATGATCGCGTTCGAACTCAAAGGTGGAATCGAGGCAGGGCGTCGCTTCATGAATGCTCTGCAGCTGTTCGCCCGAGCGGTGAGCCTGGGAGATGCCGAATCGCTGGCGCAACACCCTGCGAGCATGACCCACTCCAGCTATACCACGAAGGAGCGGGCGCATCATGGAATATCGGAAGGGTTGGTGAGGCTGTCGGTGGGCTTGGAGGATGTAGAGGACTTGCTCGCCGATATCGAACAGGCGCTCAAGCACTGTGTATGA